The following are encoded in a window of Peromyscus maniculatus bairdii isolate BWxNUB_F1_BW_parent chromosome X, HU_Pman_BW_mat_3.1, whole genome shotgun sequence genomic DNA:
- the Tlr7 gene encoding toll-like receptor 7, giving the protein MVFPIWTLKRQIFIFLNMTLVSRVLGSRWFPKTLPCDVKLDLEKTHVIVDCTDKHLTEIPEGIPTNTTNLTLTINHIPSISPDSFRRLNHLEEIDFRCNCVPVLLGSKANVCTKRLQIRPGSFSGLSDLKALYLDGNQLLEIPQDLPSSLQLLSLEANNIFSITKENLTELANIEALYLGQNCYYRNPCNVSFSIEKDAFLVMNNLKVLSLKDNNVTAVPTILPSNLIELYLYNNIITKIQEDDFSNLNQLQILDLSGNCPRCYNVPYVCTPCENNSPLQIHDNAFNSLTELKVLRLHSNSLQHVPHTWFKNMRSLQELDLSQNYLAREIEEAKFLNFLPNLVQLDLSFNYELQVYHASITLPHSLSSLRNLKILHIKGYVFKELNNSSLSALHKLPSLEVLDLGTNFIKIVDLNIFKQFENLRLIDLSMNKISPSEEPRAVGSCFNARTSVDRHGPQVLETLHYFRYDEYARSCRFKTRELPTLLPLNANCHAFGQTLDLSRNNIFFIKPSDFQHLSFLKCLNLSGNTIGQTLNGSEFQPLRELRYLDFSNNRLDLLYSTAFEELHKLEVLDLSSNSHYFQAEGITHMLNFTKKLRSLKKLMMNDNDISTSASRTMESDSLKVLEFRGNHLDVLWRDGDNRYLDFFKNLFNLEELDISRNSLNSLPHGVFEGMPPNLETLSLAENGLKNFSWEKLPLLKRLKNLDLSHNQLKNVPERLANCSKSLVKLILKHNQIRHLTNYFLEDAFQLRYLDLSSNRIQVIQKTSFPENVLNSLDRLLLHHNRFLCNCDAVWFVWWVNHTDVDIPYLATEVTCAGPGAHKGQSVVSLDLYTCELDLTNLILFSISVSSVLFLMVVMTASHLFFWDMWYIYYFWKAKIKGYQRLQSMESCYDAFIVYDTKNSAVTEWVLQELVAKLEDPREKHFNLCLEERDWLPGQPVLENLSQSIQLSKKTVFVMTQNYAKTESFKVAFYLSHQRLMDEKVDVIILIFLEKPLQKSKFLQLRKRLCGSSVLEWPSNPQAQPYFWQCLKNALTTDNHVAYSRMFKETV; this is encoded by the coding sequence GTATTTCCAATATGGACATTGAAGAGAcaaattttcatctttttaaatatGACCTTAGTTTCTAGAGTCCTTGGGTCTCGATGGTTTCCTAAAACTCTACCTTGTGATGTCAAGCTAGATCTCGAAAAGACCCATGTGATTGTGGACTGCACAGACAAGCATTTGACAGAAATCCCTGAGGGCATTCCCACTAATACCACCAACCTCACCCTTACCATCAACCACATACCaagcatctctccagactccttTCGTAGGCTGAATCACCTGGAAGAGATCGATTTCAGATGCAACTGTGTACCAGTTCTACTGGGGTCCAAAGCCAATGTGTGTACTAAAAGGCTGCAGATTAGACCTGGAAGCTTTAGTGGACTCTCTGACTTGAAAGCCCTTTATCTGGATGGAAACCAACTTCTAGAGATACCTCAGGATCTCCCATCCAGCTTACAGCTTCTGAGCCTCGAGGCCAACAATATCTTCTCCATCACAAAGGAGAATCTAACAGAACTGGCCAACATTGAAGCACTCTACCTGGGTCAAAATTGTTATTATCGAAATCCTTGCAATGTTTCCTTTTCAATTGAAAAAGATGCTTTCCTTGTTATGAATAATTTAAAGGTTCTCTCACTGAAGGATAACAATGTCACAGCTGTCCCCACCATTTTGCCATCTAATTTAATAGAACTCTATCTTTATAACAACATCATTACAAAAATCCAAGAAGACGATTTTAGTAACCTCAACCAATTGCAAATTCTCGACCTAAGTGGAAATTGCCCTCGCTGTTATAATGTCCCATATGTGTGCACACCGTGTGAAAATAACTCCCCCTTACAGATCCACGACAATGCTTTCAATTCATTGACAGAATTAAAAGTTTTACGTCTACACAGTAACTCTCTTCAACATGTGCCCCACACATGGTTTAAAAACATGAGAAGTCTCCAAGAACTAGACCTCTCCCAAAACTACTTGGCCAGAGAAATTGAGGAGGCCAAATTTTTGAATTTTCTCCCGAATCTTGTTCAGTTGGATCTGTCCTTCAATTATGAGCTGCAGGTCTACCATGCATCTATAACTTTACCACATTCACTCTCTTCACTGAGAAACTTGAAAATTCTGCATATCAAGGGATATGTCTTTAAAGAGCTGAACAACTCTAGCCTTTCTGCATTGCACAAGCTTCCCAGTCTTGAAGTTCTTGACCTTGGCACTAACTTCATAAAAATTGTTGACCTCAACATTTTCAAACAGTTTGAAAACCTCAGACTCATAGACCTTTCGATGAATAAAATATCCCCTTCAGAAGAGCCAAGAGCAGTTGGTTCCTGTTTTAATGCCCGAACTTCTGTAGACCGGCATGGGCCCCAGGTCCTAGAGACCTTACATTATTTCCGATATGATGAATATGCACGGAGCTGTAGGTTCAAAACCAGAGAGTTGCCTACTTTGCTACCTTTGAATGCAAACTGCCATGCATTTGGGCAGACCTTAGACCTAagtagaaataatatattttttatcaaGCCCTCTGATTTTCAGCATCTTTCATTCCTCAAATGCCTCAACTTGTCAGGAAACACCATTGGCCAAACTCTTAATGGCAGTGAATTCCAGCCACTAAGAGAGCTGCGCTACTTAGATTTCTCCAACAACCGGCTTGATTTATTGTACTCAACAGCCTTTGAAGAGCTCCACAAACTGGAAGTTCTGGATTTAAGTAGTAACAGCCACTATTTTCAAGCAGAAGGAATTACTCACATGCTAAACTTTACCAAGAAATTACGGTCTCTGAAGAAACTCATGATGAATGACAATGACATCTCTACCTCTGCTAGTAGGACCATGGAAAGTGACTCTCTTAAAGTGCTGGAATTCAGAGGCAACCATTTAGATGTTTTATGGCGAGATGGTGATAACAGATACTTGGACTTCTTCAAGAATTTGTTCAACTTAGAGGAATTAGATATTTCCCGAAATTCCCTGAATTCCTTGCCTCATGGGGTGTTTGAGGGTATGCCACCAAATCTAGAGACTCTTTCCTTGGCTGAAAATGGACTCAAAAATTTCTCTTGGGAAAAACTCCCATTACTGAAACGTCTGAAAAATTTAGACCTCAGCCATAACCAACTGAAGAATGTCCCTGAGAGATTAGCCAACTGTTCCAAAAGTCTCGTGAAACTGATTCTTAAGCATAATCAAATCAGGCACTTGACAAACTACTTTCTAGAAGATGCTTTCCAGTTGCGCTATCTAGACCTCAGTTCAAATAGGATCCAGGTCATTCAGAAGACTAGCTTCCCAGAAAATGTCCTCAACAGTCTAGATAGGTTGCTTTTACATCACAATCGCTTTCTGTGCAACTGTGATGCTGTCTGGTTTGTCTGGTGGGTTAATCATACAGATGTTGACATTCCTTACCTGGCCACTGAAGTGACTTGTGCAGGGCCAGGAGCACACAAAGGCCAGAGTGTCGTATCCCTGGATCTATATACGTGTGAGTTAGATCTCACTAACCTAATTCTATTTTCCATTTCCGTATCTTCAGTCCTCTTTCTGATGGTAGTTATGACAGCAAGTCACCTCTTTTTCTGGgatatgtggtacatttactaTTTCTGGAAAGCCAAGATAAAGGGATACCAACGCCTGCAATCCATGGAGTCTTGCTATGATGCTTTTATTGTGTATGACACTAAAAACTCGGCTGTGACAGAATGGGTTTTACAGGAGCTGGTGGCTAAACTGGAAGATCCAAGagagaaacattttaatttgtgTCTAGAAGAAAGGGATTGGCTACCAGGGCAGCCAGTTCTAGAAAACCTTTCCCAGAGCATACAGCTCAGCAAAAAGACAGTGTTTGTGATGACACAGAACTATGCCAAGACAGAGAGTTTTAAGGTGGCGTTTTATTTATCCCATCAGAGGCTCATGGATGAAAAAGTGGATGTGATTATCTTGATATTCTTGGAGAAGCCTTTGCAGAAGTCTAAGTTTCTTCAGCTCCGAAAGAGGCTCTGTGGGAGTTCCGTCCTTGAGTGGCCTTCAAATCCACAGGCTCAGCCATACTTTTGGCAGTGCCTGAAAAATGCTCTGACCACAGACAATCACGTGGCTTACAGTCGAATGTTCAAGGAAACAGTCTAG